One genomic segment of Pyruvatibacter mobilis includes these proteins:
- a CDS encoding 4Fe-4S binding protein: MALEDQQAVIRFREKQAQRPARTGPVDSAWLRELALECGADDVGFVAITREELQPQILKLTKLMPKVQTVISLVCRMNRSAVQSTTRSVVNHEFHETYDEVNHVARRLVRKLSDAGYSAMNAVAAFPMEMQNFPGDTIPIHHKPIAEAAGLGKMGLHRNVIHPKFGNFVLLDSVLIAHEVTEQSQALDYSPCLDCKLCVSVCPVEAIGMDGTFNFSACYTHNYRDFMGGFVDWVDQIVEAKDRDDFRSRVHESETASVWQSLSYKPNYKAAYCVSVCPAGEDVMGEFLDDRIAFNKEYVAPYKDIRERVYVLPGSDAEDSVPKRYPSKTAIRVGWALNPRDIFSFLVNLTLTFQRRQAKGMNVTVNLVMAGADSDTAPMEASLRIADGRFEALFWHAPEADMTVTCSQADFMAMFRQDFDLEAALGDGRVSASADAQTLRRLIKCFPRYGHYVPEVVRAEAAVAAE; the protein is encoded by the coding sequence ATGGCTCTTGAGGATCAGCAGGCGGTCATCCGCTTCCGTGAAAAGCAGGCGCAGCGCCCCGCCCGGACAGGCCCGGTCGACTCCGCATGGCTGCGCGAGCTGGCGCTTGAATGCGGCGCCGATGATGTGGGCTTCGTCGCCATCACCCGGGAGGAGCTGCAGCCGCAGATCCTCAAGCTCACCAAGCTGATGCCCAAGGTGCAGACGGTCATAAGCCTTGTCTGCCGCATGAACCGGTCCGCCGTGCAGAGCACCACGCGCTCCGTCGTCAATCACGAGTTCCATGAGACCTATGACGAGGTGAACCACGTGGCCCGCAGGCTTGTCCGCAAGCTGAGTGACGCGGGCTACAGCGCCATGAACGCCGTCGCGGCCTTCCCCATGGAAATGCAGAATTTCCCCGGCGACACGATCCCCATCCATCACAAGCCCATCGCCGAGGCGGCAGGGCTTGGCAAGATGGGGCTGCACCGCAACGTGATCCATCCGAAGTTCGGCAATTTTGTCCTGCTCGACAGCGTTCTCATTGCCCATGAGGTGACGGAGCAGAGCCAGGCTCTGGATTACAGCCCCTGCCTGGATTGCAAGCTGTGTGTCTCCGTTTGCCCGGTCGAGGCCATCGGCATGGATGGGACCTTCAATTTTTCCGCCTGCTACACCCACAATTACCGCGACTTCATGGGCGGCTTCGTCGATTGGGTGGATCAGATCGTCGAAGCCAAGGACCGCGATGATTTCCGTAGCCGCGTGCATGAATCGGAAACAGCCTCCGTCTGGCAGAGCCTGTCCTATAAACCCAACTACAAGGCGGCCTATTGCGTCTCCGTCTGCCCGGCGGGCGAAGATGTCATGGGCGAGTTCCTCGACGACCGCATTGCCTTCAACAAGGAATATGTCGCCCCCTACAAGGACATCCGCGAACGGGTCTATGTGCTGCCGGGGTCGGATGCCGAAGACTCGGTGCCCAAGCGGTACCCGTCAAAGACGGCGATCCGTGTCGGCTGGGCGCTCAACCCGCGTGACATCTTCAGCTTCCTGGTCAACCTCACGCTCACCTTCCAGCGCCGCCAGGCCAAGGGCATGAACGTGACCGTCAATCTGGTGATGGCCGGCGCGGACAGCGACACGGCCCCCATGGAAGCGAGCCTCCGCATTGCCGACGGGCGTTTCGAAGCCCTGTTCTGGCACGCTCCGGAAGCGGACATGACCGTTACCTGTTCCCAGGCCGACTTCATGGCCATGTTCCGTCAGGACTTCGATCTGGAGGCAGCCCTTGGCGATGGGCGGGTATCCGCGTCAGCGGACGCACAAACCCTCCGCAGGCTGATCAAATGCTTCCCGCGTTACGGGCATTACGTGCCGGAAGTGGTGCGTGCTGAAGCGGCGGTTGCCGCCGAGTAG
- the fabI gene encoding enoyl-ACP reductase FabI: MSATGTLMQGKRGLVMGVANDHSIAWGIAKACAAQGADLAFTYQGEAFGRRVTPLAESVGSKLVLPADVEDEASLDAVFKSLEDAWGSFDFLVHAIAYSDKSELKGRYLDTTRANFARTMDISCFSFVDIARRAAPLMRPGGSMVTLTYAGAERVMPNYNVMGVAKAALEASVRYMAVDLGRDGIRVNAISAGPMRTLAGSAIADAKTVFNWNLTHAPLKQAIELDDVGGAGLYLLSDLSRSVTGEVHHVDAGYNVIGMPQARDLDKDLVGKGYAKVAKSRNGKGKPAADNDTRAAAAPASASDAAE; the protein is encoded by the coding sequence ATGTCGGCAACCGGTACTCTAATGCAAGGCAAGCGCGGCCTCGTGATGGGCGTCGCCAATGATCACTCGATCGCCTGGGGCATTGCCAAGGCCTGCGCCGCACAGGGCGCGGATCTGGCCTTTACCTATCAGGGCGAGGCGTTCGGCCGGCGGGTGACCCCGCTGGCGGAGAGCGTCGGCTCGAAGCTGGTGCTGCCGGCGGATGTGGAAGACGAGGCATCGCTGGATGCCGTCTTCAAGTCGCTGGAAGACGCCTGGGGCAGCTTCGATTTCCTCGTGCATGCCATCGCCTATTCGGACAAGAGCGAGCTCAAGGGCCGCTACCTGGATACGACGCGCGCCAATTTTGCGCGCACGATGGATATTTCCTGCTTCTCCTTCGTGGACATTGCGCGCCGTGCGGCACCGCTGATGCGGCCGGGCGGCTCCATGGTGACGCTGACCTATGCGGGCGCGGAACGGGTGATGCCCAACTACAATGTGATGGGCGTGGCCAAGGCGGCGCTTGAAGCCTCGGTGCGCTACATGGCGGTTGATCTCGGCCGTGACGGCATTCGCGTCAACGCGATTTCCGCAGGTCCCATGCGCACGCTGGCGGGCTCTGCCATTGCCGACGCCAAGACCGTGTTCAACTGGAACCTGACCCATGCCCCGCTGAAGCAGGCGATTGAGCTTGATGATGTGGGCGGCGCCGGGCTTTACCTGCTTTCCGATCTGTCGCGCAGCGTGACGGGCGAAGTGCATCACGTGGACGCCGGCTACAACGTAATCGGCATGCCGCAGGCCCGTGACCTGGACAAGGACCTGGTCGGCAAGGGCTATGCGAAGGTCGCCAAGTCCCGCAACGGCAAGGGGAAACCCGCCGCGGACAACGACACCCGCGCCGCTGCCGCGCCGGCCAGCGCTTCGGATGCTGCCGAGTAG
- the fabA gene encoding bifunctional 3-hydroxydecanoyl-ACP dehydratase/trans-2-decenoyl-ACP isomerase: METNEKKSSFSYEDLIECGHSRLFGPGNAQLPLPPMLMFDRVTRINEDGGDHGKGEMVAEQDIKPDMWFFKCHFEGNPVMPGCLGLDALWQMVGFYLGWTGAKGAGFALGVGEVKFRGKIIPTTKLVEYHVKFKRVVNRRLVLGIADGIVKADGEEIFSAKDLRVGLSTA; the protein is encoded by the coding sequence ATGGAAACAAACGAAAAGAAGTCGAGCTTCAGCTACGAAGACCTTATTGAGTGCGGTCACTCCCGCCTCTTTGGCCCCGGCAATGCGCAGCTGCCGCTGCCGCCGATGCTGATGTTCGACCGCGTCACGCGCATCAACGAGGATGGCGGCGACCACGGCAAGGGCGAAATGGTGGCCGAGCAGGACATCAAGCCGGACATGTGGTTCTTCAAATGCCATTTCGAAGGCAACCCGGTGATGCCCGGCTGCCTGGGCCTTGATGCCCTGTGGCAGATGGTCGGCTTCTATCTGGGCTGGACCGGCGCCAAGGGCGCGGGGTTCGCGCTGGGGGTCGGCGAAGTGAAATTCCGCGGCAAGATCATCCCCACCACCAAGCTCGTCGAGTATCACGTGAAGTTCAAGCGCGTGGTCAACCGCCGGCTGGTGCTCGGCATCGCGGACGGTATCGTCAAGGCGGACGGGGAAGAGATCTTCTCGGCCAAGGACCTGCGGGTGGGCCTGTCCACCGCCTAG
- a CDS encoding glutathione S-transferase family protein → MIIIHHLNNSRSQRILWLLEELGADYEIKFYQRNEINRAPPELKQAHPLGKSPIIEDGNFKIAESGAAVDYLIRTYGGGKFMPAIGTDSYERYNEWMHYAEGSAMVPLLMKLFTSLLGEGGEPIQPIIDAEIDLHLGYMESQLGDNLFFVGDDLTGADIMLTFIVEAAESRIGLKNYPKLEAYAARMHDRPAYQRGLEKGGPYELIRTRKD, encoded by the coding sequence GTGATCATCATCCACCATCTCAACAATTCGCGCTCCCAGCGCATTCTCTGGCTGCTGGAGGAGCTCGGCGCCGACTACGAGATCAAGTTCTATCAGCGCAACGAGATCAACCGCGCCCCGCCTGAGCTGAAGCAAGCCCATCCGCTCGGCAAGTCGCCGATCATCGAGGACGGCAACTTCAAGATCGCCGAATCCGGCGCGGCTGTTGACTACCTGATCCGGACCTATGGCGGCGGCAAGTTTATGCCTGCCATCGGGACCGACAGCTATGAGCGCTACAATGAGTGGATGCACTATGCGGAAGGCTCCGCCATGGTGCCGCTGCTCATGAAGCTTTTCACCTCGCTGCTGGGCGAGGGCGGCGAGCCCATCCAGCCCATCATCGACGCCGAGATCGACCTGCATTTGGGCTACATGGAAAGCCAGCTCGGCGACAATCTGTTCTTCGTCGGCGACGACCTTACCGGTGCCGACATCATGCTGACCTTCATCGTAGAAGCCGCTGAAAGCCGCATCGGCCTCAAGAACTACCCCAAGCTCGAGGCATACGCCGCGCGCATGCACGACCGCCCCGCCTATCAGCGCGGTCTTGAGAAGGGCGGCCCGTACGAACTGATCCGCACCCGCAAGGACTGA
- a CDS encoding NUDIX domain-containing protein produces the protein MQDGGAADGPVPRRSARVILLDPAGRVLLLRFRLTRGGRPFEFWATPGGGVEPGEGDQDAALRELDEELGLAVPLTGPVHYFESTFEVDGRHWFGQDVFFSASCASDAPRFIGGTEPEERAALQEMRWWTVPALEKTADSVYPPDLARVVRRLTS, from the coding sequence ATGCAGGACGGCGGCGCAGCAGACGGACCGGTCCCCCGCCGCTCGGCGCGGGTCATCCTGCTCGACCCTGCGGGCCGGGTCCTGCTGCTGCGCTTCCGCCTCACCCGGGGCGGCAGGCCGTTCGAATTCTGGGCAACCCCGGGCGGCGGCGTCGAGCCGGGCGAAGGCGACCAGGACGCAGCCCTCCGCGAGCTCGACGAGGAACTTGGGCTCGCCGTGCCCCTGACGGGCCCCGTCCACTACTTCGAAAGCACCTTCGAGGTAGATGGCCGCCATTGGTTTGGTCAGGACGTGTTCTTTTCAGCCTCCTGCGCATCGGACGCACCGAGATTCATCGGCGGAACAGAGCCCGAAGAGCGTGCGGCCCTGCAGGAAATGCGCTGGTGGACGGTGCCGGCGCTCGAAAAAACCGCAGATTCAGTTTATCCGCCTGATCTCGCGCGCGTGGTTCGACGGCTGACTTCTTGA
- the fabB gene encoding beta-ketoacyl-ACP synthase I: protein MRRVVVTGMGIVSSIGNNVEEVTASLRAGKSGIVAEPTYAEMGFRSQVAGTLKIDLEEALDRKTRRFMGDGAAYAYLAMQQAIADAGLEDAEISNERTGAILGSGGPTTQAIVAAADVTREKGPRKIGPTSVPKAMSSTISANLSTLFKIKGPSYSIASACTTSTHCIGNAAEQIQWGKQDRMFAGGGEELAWSLSNLFDAMGAMSSKYNDTPAKASRAYDANRDGFVITGGGGVVVLEELEVAKARGAKIYAEVAGYGATSDGADMVAPSGEGGERAMRLALETVGEKIDYINPHATSTPVGDIPEVKAIQNVFGADMPPISATKSMTGHAQGAAGVHEAIYSLIMMDQGFICESINIDEIDPELADANIVRQRIDDVELNCVLSNSFGFGGTNGSLVFKRYNG from the coding sequence ATGAGGCGAGTGGTCGTAACCGGCATGGGTATCGTGTCCTCGATCGGCAACAATGTCGAAGAGGTGACCGCCTCCCTGCGCGCGGGCAAGTCCGGCATCGTGGCGGAGCCCACCTATGCCGAGATGGGCTTCCGCAGCCAGGTGGCCGGCACGCTGAAGATCGACCTCGAGGAAGCGCTCGACCGCAAGACCCGCCGCTTCATGGGCGACGGGGCGGCCTATGCCTATCTCGCCATGCAGCAGGCGATTGCCGATGCGGGGCTGGAAGACGCCGAGATTTCCAATGAGCGCACCGGCGCCATCCTGGGGTCCGGCGGGCCGACGACGCAGGCCATCGTGGCAGCCGCTGACGTGACTCGCGAGAAGGGTCCGCGCAAGATCGGCCCGACGAGCGTGCCCAAGGCGATGTCGTCGACGATCTCCGCCAATCTCTCGACCCTGTTCAAGATCAAGGGCCCGAGCTACTCGATCGCATCCGCCTGCACGACCTCAACGCATTGCATCGGCAACGCTGCCGAGCAGATCCAGTGGGGCAAGCAGGACCGGATGTTCGCCGGCGGCGGCGAGGAGCTGGCATGGTCGCTGTCGAACCTGTTCGACGCCATGGGTGCCATGTCGTCCAAGTACAATGACACACCCGCCAAGGCCTCGCGCGCCTATGACGCCAATCGCGACGGCTTCGTGATCACCGGCGGCGGCGGTGTTGTCGTGCTGGAAGAACTCGAAGTGGCCAAGGCCCGTGGCGCAAAGATCTATGCGGAAGTCGCAGGCTATGGCGCGACCTCCGATGGTGCCGACATGGTGGCACCGTCCGGTGAAGGCGGCGAGCGTGCCATGCGGCTGGCGCTGGAAACCGTGGGCGAGAAGATCGACTACATCAATCCGCACGCGACCTCGACGCCGGTGGGCGACATTCCGGAAGTGAAAGCGATCCAGAATGTGTTCGGCGCGGACATGCCGCCGATCTCAGCCACAAAGTCGATGACCGGCCATGCGCAGGGCGCAGCGGGCGTCCATGAAGCGATCTATTCCCTGATCATGATGGACCAGGGTTTCATCTGCGAAAGCATCAATATCGACGAAATCGACCCGGAACTGGCGGACGCGAATATCGTGCGCCAGCGGATCGATGACGTGGAACTTAACTGTGTCCTCTCAAACAGCTTTGGTTTTGGCGGCACAAATGGTTCGCTTGTTTTCAAGCGGTATAACGGTTAA